ggaatctgaaggaatttgtgagagagtaAACAGTAAATTTCAGCCGTGAATAGTGAATTCCGGCTGAAATTCACACCAGGCGAATGGCCCCGAAGTGCAAAGATAgagtgaaaagaaaagaaaaaaaaggacttTGAGCTGGAAACGCGCGTCAAGAAAGAGCATAGTACTCGGTGTTGAATTGTGCAAGTGTGCATGCCGAACAGGGGTTGCTAGAACTTGGAGAAAAAAATGTGGTCTTCCATGAATGGTTCATGCCACAGGATGGAGGGGCCCAACAAGCAAAGAGGAACCTTCCGGTTCCAGGACGCCGCCGCGGAGTTGTGATGCAATGCACGTAGACCAGCGAGCCAAGACTGCACACGCTTTGCTTTGTTGGATGTCAAAGCAAGAATGAAGGTCGCTGCTTTCGGCGATGACGAGATGGCGCACCTACCGTCGAACGGGTTGCGCGCACTGGCCACTGTCGGGTTGCTGTGCCGTCGCCGTTGCCGCTGCATGCTCTCGACGCCGGGTGGAGTGCTGGGCAAGGCCCGCGGGCACGTCCCTTGCCCGCCGCGTGCGGTTGCGTCACCATGCGCACGCGCAGGCCCAGCGGCAGGGGGGCACGCCATAGCCAATGGATACGGCCAGGCAGCGGTTCCCTCGCACTCCCATGGCGCTGGAATATTTCCGAGGTGTCCACTGGCAGCTAGTAGCGCAGTGCACACTTTGTGCAAGCCTGCAAAGGTGTGTTATCAGTTTGACAAATGGCAATGCAGCGCACCTACAGCCAAACGAGCCTGGTGGACCAGATTGAAATCATGCAAGGACAAGCCGAGTAAAACTCAAGATACAAGGCTGAAACCATGCAAGGAAGAAAAACGCATCGTGCATCACTCCTAGTAGTTCCACATATTAACTGTACAGTAGAACAAAATGTTTGTCGTTCTGAAAACTGAATTTTTCATATGCAAAGGAGATCAAACAAACGCTGCATATTCTGATCAAAACGCTGGGTGTGCCTGACAAAGCAGAGTCGTCCGCTTAATACAACTGAATGCTCCATACCCCGTGGAGAATGAATGGTGCAGTGCAACAATTTACTTTTTACTTCACGGCTCAGGTAAGTAGCAAAGGAAATTTGCAGCCGCTGGCCTGAGTACAGGCAACATGCAAGTAGTGCAGCGTAAGTAACTAAAGCATTTGTTCATTGCAAAGCAGAGCTCGAGGATGCCCCTGTAGGCCGTAGCATTTTGGGCTGCTTACATTGATACATATCATGTACTTCTCTGACCTTTAAGGGTATATCTCCGTATTAGATGCTCGGCACCCTCCATTCACGGCTTCGCCGGTATCAGTGAAAAATTATTTAGGTGGGGACTTTTTCTGACGTCTTAAAAAAAAATGGTCCACCACTGGTATGGGCTACAAGAGCACAAAGACTGAAACGAATTTGTTTACATCGTATAGCCTTAAGATCTTCATTTACTTTTTTTCAACCATGCAGGTCTTTCACCTTGACTGAGGCTAATCATGGACTGCCAAGTGCAGTGGACCTGCACTAACAGGAAAGTACTTAAAAGTCAACACTACATCCTCATTCAAATTATTCAAGAAATGAAGCACTGCAAAATTTTCTCTTGTTTTGTCGCATCTGCATCGGCTGCAGAGCCATTACTAAAGCAAACCAATCATAACTACGTGTAGTGCTTACAGATTTGAACTACTTTATATTCTTTTTTCTAAACATTAAAACTGCTCAATATTCCTTTTCTGAACATGACAACTAGCACACAAATGTGTCATGTGAAGCATTCTCCAGAATAAATTTTATATACAACAGAAGATTGTGACACATTCTCACATCACATCTGAAGTTAGGACCATCTCTAAGTTGCAATATTTGCCATCTTGCTCCTAAGTTGCAATATTTGTAGGTTGCTTCAGCATATTTCCATCACATTCGCACTGACAGTGCCACAGAAGAAAAACCCATCATCACGCATCACTCGCAAGTCGCAATATATATAGTTCCACCTCACTGGCTGCGCGCTACCTCAGCTTCTGGCTGCCAAGAACTGTGACTGACGAGACGACAAAGCAGGCCCATCATGTTAACTGAACAACAGAACACAAACGTCTGTTCTTCTGTGAAATCCcatactcctatgtgacgaagatCGAAGCATTACACTACACAGGCGCGTAGAGAATTCATATCATTTGAAACCAAGGACTCCCAGCTCCCAGGTGCAGTGGGCTGCAATGCAATAATAGGCAAATCCATAAATGTCAAAACTACATCCTCGTCCAAAATATTCCACAAATCAAAccatattttaataaaaaataataattaggAAATTGGCTCTCTAGTGAATGTACACATGAAAACAGGGGGACTGCTCATAGATACAGGTAAAAATAGCACAACAAACTCACCCGATTAAGCAGTAGCATGCAGTCGCTGGCCAAATCCTCCCCACACGGCCACACCTCATTCATCCGTCAAGACCAGATGTGGGAGATGAGGTGCCAGTCCTCCCCTGTTCCTCTCTTGCAGCGCCTCTCCAGATCAGGGCAGTCGTAGATCATCAATTGCTTCAGAGCCGTGAGGTCCTTTATCCCCTCCGGCAAGGATTTGATGCCCGGGCAGTCGTGGATTCTGAGCTCTTGAAGAGAGGTGGTGAGGCGGCAGATGGATTGTGGAAGGCAAGTCAGCCCCCTCAAATAATTAATCTCGAGTTTGCGGAGAGAGCAGAGTTCTCCGAGGCAGTCGGGCAACTGATGAAGTGCTACGCATGATTGTATTACGAGCTCCTGGAGGGATGAGAGTTGGCCCATTGATTGGGGGAGGCTGATCAGGCTATCGCAGAATTTGATGGTCAACTCTTGCAGAGACCGGAGTTGCCCAAGCGACTCGGGTAGCATGCGGATATTATCCCAGCGGTACACTTCCAGGGACCGGAGGGATGTGAGGCTCCACAAGCTCTCAGGCACCTCGGTTTGCACTCCAGAGAAGAAATTAATCTCCAATGACTCGAGTGCCGTCATGTGTTGCAGTAGCTCCCACCCATGCCCAGATCCTAATCCTGTCACATCCCATAGTTGAAGCTTCTTCAGTTTGTTAAAACTGGGGGACGAAGAAGACCCCTGGCATTGGCCTGGTGACTGCAGCACCTGCTCACTGCCCCACAAGATCAAGCACTGCAGCGACGGAGGAAGGCGCGGCATCACCTCCAATTTAGGACAACGATTGATCTCTAACTCTGTTAAGCAGCTACCAACTCGGATTTGTCCCAAGTGAGGTGTTAAATTGTAGCAGCCTCCCCCATCTTCTACATCGGGCATGGTCGTCTCTGGTACCATCCACACCTCTCCCAGACAAGGCAGATGATCCATCTTCAACTTCACCAGCGAAGGAAATGGGCCTCCACTTATGCTCTCAAGAGAAGGCATCCTTAGCAGCCGAAGCTCCTCCAAACAAGGTAGCTCGACAAGCCCATCTAGATGCTTCAAGTTCGGCAAATTACATAGCCACTTCTCCCTCAAAAATGGGAAGGGAGCAGGGCCCTGTACTCCACCACCAACTTGACTTTGCATCCACCCTGCATATTGCCTACCTGAATACCCATGAATGTCCAGCTTTTTAATACCAGGTGGTGGTTCCAGACCATCAAGGACAGCCTGCTCCAACTCAGTGTTTACCTCTTTTGTGTAATCTGCCATCCACTCTAGGCCCAACCTCTGTAAGTTTGTCTTCTGTTTCAAGCATGCCACGTGTGCATCGTTCGGGTCCATCACATGTGAAATACCTCTGATTGTTAGTTCCTCACCAATCCTAGATACATTTGCAAGCTCTGATATTCCTGCAAACTTTTCTCCCTTACCCACAATAAACCAGCCCAACTTTTCTAGTCGTCTGAGCTGTCCAATGCCTACAGGCATTCCTGCCAATTTATAGCAACCTTTTAGGTTCAAAACTTGGAGATTTACCATGTTGCCGATGCCTTCAGGCAGCTCTACCAGCTTACCACAACCCTGAAGGTCTAAACACTCCAGATTTCTCAGTTTTGTGATACTTGATGGTAGCCTCTCAATGTTGGTGAAACTTAGTCTTAAAACTCTCAGCTTCTCATTTCTACCAATAGAATCTGGCAACACTGTAAGCTCCATGCAATTGCAAAGATCAATGCTTGAAATCATTTGACAATCACCAATAGATTCTGGTAAATGCTTTAGTTTTTTACAGCCTGATAAGTTTAGTGTTCTTAACTTTTCCAGCTTACCAATGGATTTTGGTAGCTCGAGAATTGAATAGCCTTGTGTTACATGAAGTGCTTGCAGGCTCCAAACATCTGTGATACCTTCAGGAAGCGTTTgacaagacatgacaagatatttCAGACATTTAACCTGAGATATGATGTTGACTCCTTCTTCATTAAGATAGCCCACCATGACACTACGCAAGTGCTTTGCATGCTTCAGTGCCCTGACATATGTGCAATCTTCATACCAACGTCCATGCATATATACAGCACGAGCCTTTTTAAAATTTTTGGGCACCAGATTTTTTGGCCTTTTAATCCAAGAAAAATACCTGTAGCTCTTTGTGATACTGGTTGCATCGTTTGGTGCGTCAAGTGAAATTTCATTACCCACGATGGACAAGGCAAGATCATGAACCAAATCATGCATCCTGCATTCCACTCTTCCATACCTGTTTTCAGC
This sequence is a window from Miscanthus floridulus cultivar M001 chromosome 10, ASM1932011v1, whole genome shotgun sequence. Protein-coding genes within it:
- the LOC136486097 gene encoding putative disease resistance protein RGA1, whose product is MEAAVASGILKIVGNKLVPLLMKEYSSIVGAKKDLQELHGQVVEINSWLESVGDKAVGNDPAFNWLKELKNIAYDVDDIVDEFQLKAEKHEATASGGIMSKYLCTKPKSIIFQCKAASKIKAIKKKFAAVVQQRNDISTIRNSLPVGHPVRHKNMTVGEMPLLPNIDAASVLGRDKDKDELISKLVEVKDQQTINIVSIIGLGGSGKTTLAKLVFNDGNIIDKHFEVKSWVHVSSQEFDVEKLVEKLFEAITGEKSEQYPLQQMSKKISDNLTGKRYLLVLDDIWTKNQFLWDQFMVHLNSGTPGSAILLTMRSREVAGTVRSTEKFGLPFLSPGDSWQLFQQSLGMPVECLKSDFIKVGKEIVNKCGGVPLAIKVIAAVLSGKELIGEWQAMRDSNLLDVEGEEGSVSVSACLRLSYLLLPSHMKQCFTICSVFPKGHVIDKEQLIDQWIAHDMIIPEAGVEYLEYIAHKYFNSLVQMSFLQDVAENRYGRVECRMHDLVHDLALSIVGNEISLDAPNDATSITKSYRYFSWIKRPKNLVPKNFKKARAVYMHGRWYEDCTYVRALKHAKHLRSVMVGYLNEEGVNIISQVKCLKYLVMSCQTLPEGITDVWSLQALHVTQGYSILELPKSIGKLEKLRTLNLSGCKKLKHLPESIGDCQMISSIDLCNCMELTVLPDSIGRNEKLRVLRLSFTNIERLPSSITKLRNLECLDLQGCGKLVELPEGIGNMVNLQVLNLKGCYKLAGMPVGIGQLRRLEKLGWFIVGKGEKFAGISELANVSRIGEELTIRGISHVMDPNDAHVACLKQKTNLQRLGLEWMADYTKEVNTELEQAVLDGLEPPPGIKKLDIHGYSGRQYAGWMQSQVGGGVQGPAPFPFLREKWLCNLPNLKHLDGLVELPCLEELRLLRMPSLESISGGPFPSLVKLKMDHLPCLGEVWMVPETTMPDVEDGGGCYNLTPHLGQIRVGSCLTELEINRCPKLEVMPRLPPSLQCLILWGSEQVLQSPGQCQGSSSSPSFNKLKKLQLWDVTGLGSGHGWELLQHMTALESLEINFFSGVQTEVPESLWSLTSLRSLEVYRWDNIRMLPESLGQLRSLQELTIKFCDSLISLPQSMGQLSSLQELVIQSCVALHQLPDCLGELCSLRKLEINYLRGLTCLPQSICRLTTSLQELRIHDCPGIKSLPEGIKDLTALKQLMIYDCPDLERRCKRGTGEDWHLISHIWS